In one window of Campylobacter coli DNA:
- a CDS encoding NADP-dependent isocitrate dehydrogenase: MQVTYTLTDESPALATYSFLPIVKAFLSKAHIGVKTSDISLSGRILATFSEYLKEDQRCEDALELLGELVKKSDANLIKTPNISASIPQLKAAIKELQEKGYMLPNYPDEPKNDEEFQIKTKYQKVLGSAVNPVLRQGNSDRRSTKAVKDYAKNNPYRVVEFNPNSKTRVSYMKEGDFFSNEKAVLIDEDCVASIEFVADSGKSEILKEGLKLEKNEILDATFMDVEKLQDFYAKEIKASKDNDLLFSLHLKATMMKVSDPILFGYAVKIFFKELFDEFKDEFETLGINPNNGLSELLSKVETSSKKDEILKRYNEILNSRADISMVNSDKGITNLHVPSDVIVDASMPAMLKNGARLWDKEGKEKDTNAVIPDQTYATIYEAVIEDLHKNGTLNPAKLGSVSNVGLMAKKAQEYGSHDKTFVAKEDGVFKIIAKGKVLLEHKVRKGDIYRANQAKFDAVLNWIDLGIERADLTGAEAIFWLDSKRASNKIMIDLVQNRLKEKNKNIAILAPYEACLKSLELIRAGKDAISITGNVLRDYLTDLFPILELGTSAKMLSVVPMLNGGAMFETGAGGSAPKQVEQLVEENHLRWDSLGEFLALQASLEFYANKCNNHKAKVLAECLDEAIGEWLENNKAPSRKVKEDDNRTSHFYLAMYFANHLARQASDMELQSFFKDIALELSSNEEKIRAEFNDAQGVKVDLGGYYKFDDEKANKIMRPSATFNAIIEKIGQR, from the coding sequence ATGCAAGTTACTTACACTTTGACAGACGAGTCTCCAGCGCTTGCGACCTATTCGTTTTTACCTATAGTAAAAGCTTTTTTAAGCAAGGCGCATATAGGAGTAAAAACTTCTGATATTTCGTTATCTGGAAGAATTTTAGCTACTTTTAGTGAGTATCTAAAAGAAGATCAAAGATGCGAAGATGCTTTGGAGCTTTTGGGTGAGCTCGTAAAAAAATCAGATGCAAATTTAATTAAGACTCCAAATATTTCAGCTTCTATTCCACAGCTGAAAGCTGCTATTAAAGAATTGCAGGAAAAGGGTTATATGTTACCAAACTACCCAGACGAACCAAAAAACGATGAAGAATTTCAAATAAAAACAAAATATCAAAAGGTTTTAGGTTCAGCGGTTAATCCTGTGCTTAGACAAGGCAATTCAGATCGCCGTTCTACTAAAGCGGTTAAAGATTATGCGAAGAATAATCCTTATCGCGTGGTTGAGTTTAATCCTAATTCTAAAACTCGTGTATCTTATATGAAAGAAGGTGATTTCTTTTCAAATGAAAAAGCGGTTTTAATCGATGAGGATTGTGTAGCAAGTATTGAATTTGTCGCAGATAGTGGCAAAAGTGAAATTTTAAAAGAGGGTTTAAAGCTTGAAAAAAATGAAATTTTAGATGCAACCTTTATGGATGTAGAAAAATTGCAAGATTTTTATGCTAAAGAAATCAAAGCAAGCAAGGATAATGATTTGCTTTTTTCTCTTCATTTAAAAGCTACAATGATGAAGGTAAGTGATCCTATACTTTTTGGCTATGCGGTAAAAATCTTTTTTAAAGAATTATTTGATGAATTTAAAGATGAATTTGAAACACTTGGAATTAATCCAAACAATGGATTAAGCGAGCTTTTAAGCAAGGTAGAAACTTCAAGTAAAAAAGATGAGATTTTAAAAAGATATAATGAAATTTTAAATAGTCGTGCTGATATTTCTATGGTAAATTCAGATAAGGGCATTACTAATTTGCATGTTCCAAGCGATGTTATTGTTGATGCTTCTATGCCTGCTATGCTTAAAAATGGGGCAAGATTATGGGATAAAGAAGGCAAAGAAAAAGATACAAATGCAGTTATCCCTGATCAAACTTATGCGACTATCTATGAAGCAGTTATTGAAGATTTGCATAAAAATGGCACTTTAAATCCTGCAAAATTAGGCAGTGTATCTAATGTAGGCTTGATGGCTAAAAAAGCTCAAGAATACGGCTCACATGATAAAACTTTTGTTGCTAAAGAAGATGGAGTGTTTAAAATCATTGCTAAGGGTAAGGTTTTATTAGAGCATAAAGTTAGAAAAGGTGACATTTATAGAGCTAATCAAGCTAAATTTGATGCTGTTTTAAATTGGATTGACTTGGGCATAGAAAGAGCTGATTTAACAGGGGCTGAGGCGATTTTTTGGTTAGATAGCAAAAGAGCTAGCAATAAAATTATGATAGATTTAGTTCAAAACCGTCTTAAGGAAAAAAATAAAAATATAGCTATCCTTGCTCCTTATGAAGCTTGCTTAAAAAGCTTAGAATTGATTCGCGCTGGAAAAGATGCCATTTCTATTACAGGAAATGTTTTAAGAGATTATTTAACTGATCTTTTTCCTATCTTAGAGCTTGGAACAAGTGCAAAAATGCTTTCAGTTGTACCAATGTTAAATGGTGGAGCTATGTTTGAAACCGGAGCAGGGGGTTCAGCACCAAAGCAAGTAGAACAATTAGTAGAAGAAAACCATTTGCGTTGGGATAGCTTGGGTGAATTTTTAGCCCTACAAGCAAGCTTAGAATTTTATGCTAATAAATGCAATAATCATAAAGCTAAAGTCTTAGCAGAATGTCTTGATGAAGCTATAGGAGAATGGCTTGAAAATAATAAAGCTCCATCAAGAAAAGTAAAAGAAGATGATAATCGTACAAGCCATTTTTATTTAGCAATGTATTTTGCAAATCATTTAGCAAGACAAGCAAGTGATATGGAGCTTCAAAGCTTTTTTAAAGATATTGCTTTAGAACTTTCCTCTAATGAAGAAAAAATTAGAGCTGAATTTAATGACGCTCAAGGCGTGAAGGTTGATTTAGGCGGTTATTATAAATTTGATGATGAAAAAGCAAATAAAATTATGCGTCCAAGTGCAACTTTTAATGCTATCATAGAAAAAATAGGACAAAGATGA
- a CDS encoding AsmA-like C-terminal domain-containing protein, translating to MKKKIVYVLLVLIVFISAIFLVLKNGILISNIQLSFLNLEQLYIKLDKKLIVRAKNITFNEDTNASIQDDKNENSDFASKELLKITKNLKYLYTFVEEIDIQNLNIKDNHMRILFKNDEFFVDNDLLFLKLALHREGQEINADIKNLWLKDYNLSVDGNLSINARSEFYNFKGQASGDLIDFKVNISYKNQNLAYKFEDINIRDITTIFNQAEKRITLPKPLVLWVAHRAKGDFYHFDFIQGFVDLSKNNYYFDDISAWGYANNVKVRLDNQMNAINFPKLDLNLSNQKLNFTFNKASYNESDLSESKVFLYDLFDNKKHGIYLRIKSKNLKFDEKLAKALKNYNLNLPFYQKSGKLGSDLELIIDFNEKGDLKYNGTLSLENAELTLANFNVAKAFVKLNQNDLSIENASVKNEFLEANFNAKIDLANHKGIFDTQISRLYFDNGELFDMRNQKTVINLDYKDDLQLSMPEWDLTLNFKEGLEVYANNSSVLIPHSPLLKNFGFMSAKSIYYKSIDFNDFNAQIQDAHFKNNLLVDNKPYENDSFGIVRKNGVLDINTQSGLVSAKIIDNNKTIHLKNLTYTYQKDKNASASSFDIAKNTQNIILNGENLALILADFNKTLKFDKLEANLKSDILDARATRKNANFDLHYSPNDLKLFVKNINDEHLNEFLQKRAVQEGVFNFSVVGSSIDYFEGEFNFKDTFIRDLKGVNQLISFIDTVPSLLMFKTPTFNEKGLSLHDGRVVFNRKKDLLSFEAINLNGDSMDLYGLGSANLRLNTVDVDLELKTLKSASETISKVPILNYVILGKNQEISTNIKVDGALDNPKFHTQILSDTLKTPFNLIKNIIQLPSNLFN from the coding sequence ATGAAAAAGAAAATTGTATATGTATTACTTGTTTTAATTGTATTTATCTCGGCTATATTTTTAGTTCTTAAGAATGGTATTCTCATATCTAATATCCAATTAAGTTTTTTAAATTTGGAGCAATTATATATTAAATTAGATAAAAAACTCATTGTGCGAGCAAAAAATATTACATTTAATGAAGATACTAATGCAAGCATTCAAGATGATAAGAATGAAAATTCTGATTTTGCTTCTAAGGAGTTGTTAAAGATTACTAAGAATTTAAAATATCTTTATACTTTTGTTGAGGAAATAGACATACAAAATCTCAATATTAAAGATAATCATATGCGTATATTGTTTAAAAATGATGAATTTTTTGTAGATAATGATTTATTGTTTTTAAAACTTGCCTTGCACAGAGAGGGGCAAGAAATCAATGCTGATATCAAAAATCTTTGGCTTAAAGATTATAATTTAAGCGTAGATGGAAATTTAAGTATTAATGCAAGAAGTGAATTTTATAATTTTAAAGGCCAAGCAAGTGGTGATTTGATTGATTTTAAAGTAAATATTTCTTATAAAAATCAAAACTTAGCTTATAAATTTGAAGATATTAACATTAGAGATATTACTACTATTTTCAATCAAGCAGAAAAAAGAATAACACTTCCTAAACCTTTAGTTCTTTGGGTTGCACACAGAGCTAAAGGGGATTTCTATCATTTTGACTTTATTCAAGGTTTTGTTGATTTATCTAAAAATAATTATTATTTTGATGATATCAGTGCATGGGGTTATGCAAATAATGTAAAAGTTCGTTTGGACAATCAAATGAATGCCATTAATTTTCCAAAACTTGATTTAAATTTAAGCAATCAAAAATTAAATTTTACTTTCAATAAGGCAAGTTATAATGAATCAGACTTAAGTGAAAGCAAGGTGTTTTTATATGATTTATTTGACAATAAAAAACATGGAATTTATTTGCGTATCAAATCTAAAAATTTAAAATTTGATGAAAAGCTTGCCAAGGCATTAAAAAATTATAATTTAAATTTACCTTTTTATCAAAAAAGTGGAAAGCTTGGAAGTGATTTAGAGCTTATAATCGATTTTAATGAAAAAGGTGATTTAAAATACAATGGCACTTTGTCTTTAGAAAATGCGGAGCTTACATTGGCAAATTTTAATGTGGCTAAAGCTTTTGTTAAACTGAATCAAAATGACTTGAGCATAGAAAATGCAAGTGTAAAAAATGAGTTTTTGGAAGCAAATTTTAATGCTAAAATCGATCTAGCCAACCACAAGGGTATTTTTGATACTCAAATTTCAAGATTGTATTTTGACAATGGTGAGCTTTTTGATATGAGAAATCAAAAAACAGTGATAAATTTAGACTATAAAGATGATTTACAACTTAGTATGCCAGAATGGGATTTGACTTTAAATTTTAAAGAAGGACTTGAAGTATATGCCAATAATTCTAGTGTTTTAATACCTCATTCGCCTTTATTAAAAAATTTCGGTTTTATGAGTGCAAAAAGTATTTATTATAAAAGTATAGATTTTAATGACTTTAATGCACAAATACAGGATGCTCATTTTAAAAACAACTTGTTAGTCGATAATAAACCTTATGAAAATGATAGCTTTGGTATTGTCCGTAAAAATGGTGTTTTAGACATAAATACACAAAGTGGTTTGGTCAGTGCCAAGATTATTGATAATAATAAAACCATACATCTTAAAAATTTGACTTATACTTATCAAAAAGATAAAAATGCTTCCGCTTCTTCATTTGATATAGCAAAAAATACTCAAAATATTATACTCAATGGAGAAAATCTTGCTTTGATTTTAGCAGATTTTAATAAAACTTTAAAATTTGATAAACTAGAGGCAAATTTAAAGAGCGATATCTTAGATGCTAGGGCTACTCGCAAGAATGCAAATTTTGATCTTCATTATAGTCCTAATGATTTGAAATTATTTGTCAAAAATATAAACGATGAGCATCTTAATGAATTTTTACAAAAGCGAGCCGTGCAGGAGGGTGTTTTTAATTTTAGTGTGGTAGGCAGCAGCATAGATTATTTTGAGGGGGAATTTAATTTTAAAGATACTTTTATAAGGGACCTTAAAGGGGTTAATCAGCTTATATCTTTTATCGATACGGTTCCAAGTCTTTTGATGTTTAAAACTCCTACTTTTAATGAAAAAGGTTTAAGTTTGCATGATGGAAGGGTTGTTTTTAATCGTAAGAAGGATTTGCTTAGTTTTGAAGCGATTAATTTAAATGGAGATAGTATGGATTTGTATGGTTTAGGTAGCGCAAACTTAAGATTAAATACCGTTGATGTAGATTTGGAATTAAAAACTTTAAAATCAGCTTCTGAAACTATTTCAAAGGTTCCGATTTTAAATTATGTTATTTTAGGGAAAAATCAAGAAATAAGTACCAATATAAAAGTCGATGGCGCTTTGGATAATCCAAAATTTCATACCCAAATTTTAAGTGATACTTTAAAAACTCCTTTTAACTTGATTAAAAATATCATACAACTTCCTTCTAATCTATTTAATTAA
- the mltG gene encoding endolytic transglycosylase MltG: MRIPFLRTKNIAEINTIKTSNTYTIFFFIRNFFLIFILGIFYYLTQPLKSNSVVFLPQGSIAQIITHLKQNKYEMNSIDKYILFFLGHPQSGWINIGTKELNRIEFLHKLTIAKAALETLTLIPGETSVIFLEQAAQQLELDKNTLLAEFEKQATYKEGVFLPETYKIPKGITEALLIQVLLKHAENTNRKTSEKIFGEYNAKKWHQYIITASVIQKEAANESEMPIVASVIYNRIKKGMKLQMDGTLNYGIYSHAKITPQRIRQDNSSYNTYKFEGLPKEAVCNVSLSAIRAAIFPAKTDYLYFVRDKATGAHIFSTNLNDHNKAINLQKTNN, translated from the coding sequence ATGAGAATACCATTCTTAAGAACTAAAAATATAGCCGAGATAAATACAATTAAAACAAGTAATACATATACAATTTTCTTTTTCATTAGAAACTTCTTTTTGATATTTATTTTAGGAATTTTTTATTATTTAACACAACCTTTAAAAAGCAATTCTGTTGTTTTTTTGCCTCAAGGTTCTATTGCTCAAATTATAACACATCTAAAGCAAAATAAATACGAAATGAACTCGATTGATAAATATATCTTGTTTTTCTTAGGCCATCCTCAATCAGGTTGGATAAATATAGGCACAAAAGAACTCAATAGGATAGAATTTTTACACAAACTTACCATAGCCAAGGCAGCATTAGAAACTCTTACTCTAATCCCTGGAGAAACCAGTGTAATTTTTTTAGAACAAGCTGCACAACAATTAGAACTTGATAAAAACACGCTTTTAGCTGAATTTGAAAAACAAGCCACATATAAAGAAGGAGTTTTTCTTCCTGAAACCTACAAAATTCCAAAAGGAATCACAGAAGCACTTTTAATTCAAGTTTTACTCAAACATGCAGAAAATACAAATAGAAAAACTTCGGAAAAAATTTTTGGTGAATACAATGCTAAAAAATGGCACCAATATATCATAACAGCGTCAGTCATTCAAAAAGAAGCGGCTAATGAAAGCGAAATGCCTATAGTTGCAAGCGTTATTTATAATCGTATCAAAAAAGGTATGAAACTTCAAATGGATGGGACTTTAAACTATGGAATTTATTCTCATGCAAAAATCACTCCTCAAAGAATAAGACAAGATAATAGTTCCTATAATACTTATAAATTTGAAGGTTTGCCTAAAGAAGCAGTTTGCAATGTTTCTCTATCTGCAATTCGTGCTGCTATCTTTCCTGCAAAAACTGATTATTTATATTTTGTAAGAGATAAAGCCACAGGAGCGCATATTTTTAGCACCAATCTTAACGATCACAACAAGGCTATTAATTTGCAAAAAACAAATAATTGA
- the flgB gene encoding flagellar basal body rod protein FlgB, with protein sequence MINPFKSKELITSALAGRNLRNQLINANLANVDTPFYKARDIEFETALVNRANEIFKKNDNKELQLAITEEGHQKPWKFPDPSKSTIYLRDGHLARNDANTVDLDVETTEMSKNTVMITALDGVLRRQSNIFSSILDASSKLS encoded by the coding sequence ATGATTAACCCATTCAAATCAAAAGAACTTATCACAAGTGCTTTAGCGGGTAGAAATTTAAGAAATCAACTCATCAATGCAAACCTTGCAAATGTTGACACTCCTTTTTATAAAGCAAGAGATATTGAATTTGAAACTGCTTTGGTAAATCGTGCAAATGAAATCTTTAAAAAAAATGACAATAAAGAATTGCAATTAGCAATAACCGAAGAAGGGCATCAAAAACCTTGGAAATTTCCAGATCCTAGCAAATCTACTATTTATCTAAGAGATGGACATTTAGCAAGAAATGATGCTAACACTGTAGATTTAGATGTTGAGACTACTGAGATGAGTAAAAATACAGTGATGATTACAGCTCTTGATGGGGTCTTAAGAAGACAAAGTAATATTTTTAGCTCTATACTTGATGCAAGTTCTAAATTAAGTTAA
- the flgC gene encoding flagellar basal body rod protein FlgC, producing the protein MAYLSDFDISGYGLSAQRFRMNVISSNIANANTTRTAEGGPYRRREVIFKATDFDKLLNEQINKDNNFLKYENPLNDPSSPEEAKPAIQSVVVDKVVRDDKDFRMKYDPSHPDANAQGYVAYPNVNPVIEMADLIEATRAYQANVSAFTSAKTIAQSAIDLLRG; encoded by the coding sequence ATGGCATACTTAAGTGATTTTGATATTAGCGGATATGGTTTAAGTGCTCAACGCTTTAGAATGAATGTTATTAGCTCCAATATAGCTAATGCAAATACAACAAGAACAGCTGAAGGCGGACCTTATAGAAGACGCGAAGTGATCTTTAAAGCAACAGATTTTGACAAGCTTTTAAATGAGCAAATCAATAAAGACAATAACTTTTTAAAATATGAAAATCCTTTAAATGATCCAAGCTCGCCTGAAGAGGCAAAGCCTGCTATACAAAGTGTTGTTGTAGATAAAGTCGTAAGAGATGATAAAGATTTTCGTATGAAATACGATCCTTCTCATCCTGATGCTAATGCACAAGGCTATGTAGCATATCCAAATGTAAATCCTGTCATCGAAATGGCAGATTTAATTGAAGCAACAAGAGCTTATCAAGCTAACGTTAGTGCTTTTACAAGCGCAAAGACTATAGCTCAAAGTGCGATTGATTTATTAAGAGGATAA
- the fliE gene encoding flagellar hook-basal body complex protein FliE, with protein sequence MNNINDLRLNNNISNTNKSQNSSDRIGDEFAKMLKNEIEDLDKTQKTAEAAMTDIATGQVKDLHQAAIAITKAESSMKFMLEVRNKAISAYKEITRTQI encoded by the coding sequence ATGAATAATATTAATGATTTAAGATTAAATAACAACATTTCAAATACAAACAAAAGCCAAAACTCTAGTGATAGAATCGGTGATGAATTTGCCAAAATGCTTAAAAATGAAATTGAAGATTTAGATAAAACTCAAAAAACTGCAGAAGCTGCGATGACGGATATTGCAACAGGACAAGTAAAAGATTTACACCAAGCAGCTATTGCTATTACAAAAGCTGAAAGCAGTATGAAATTTATGCTAGAAGTCCGAAATAAAGCTATCAGTGCTTATAAAGAAATCACAAGAACACAAATTTAA
- a CDS encoding penicillin-binding protein 2 produces MQEHKKNRVSKVAFAYCMALFFMIIFLSSTFFLTSKRHIPNTEKDQYSIALRGNIITKDNFTITSSRQIYRAEIDLRSINKDKFDLFLKLFQIYSGISDSEIADIKKRIQKQKKRSYHFILSQNLDSKQASYLKDLAKKLYIQGFFKAFTNNLGKAETRGLSIIEHEEDRIYMSKDALTPAIGYTKMVLDPQSGILKNVGVKGLEKYYDACLNPLQNEKIQGLKDIGGNIILNLNSLQQKKIDGCLLYLNISLKLQKSIEKAIDGRNEDLKANEIIVGVMDSKTGQILALASSRRYDPQNRGKDLSVLNASAIEYGYEAGSVIKPFIFTTALRLGKLKTDEVINTYGGAYKLGRFTIRDDHKMDQMTMEEVIRYSSNIGMIQIAKRLSNLEIIAGLKIFKFGEKSGIDLPYEQKGEIPNSKRLRDIEKSVLSYGYGLKTTFIQLLAAYNVFNNNGVYITPHLAEKFYQDGRFVSLEEDIKKEVILTPQAAQTMQKILIDVIEKGTGKKAITQGIIIGGKTGTARIAERQGYTSNRYNASFFGFANDAKHNYTIGVLVRNPTKPYSYYAAQSALPMFKDVVDILINEDFLTPVIVENNQTLN; encoded by the coding sequence ATGCAAGAGCATAAGAAAAATCGCGTTTCAAAAGTCGCCTTTGCTTACTGCATGGCACTTTTTTTTATGATTATTTTTCTTAGCTCTACCTTTTTTCTCACTTCAAAACGCCATATCCCCAATACCGAAAAAGATCAATACTCTATTGCCTTGCGCGGAAACATCATCACTAAAGATAATTTTACTATCACAAGCTCGAGACAAATTTATCGCGCAGAAATTGATTTAAGAAGTATCAATAAAGATAAATTTGATTTATTTTTAAAACTTTTTCAAATATATAGTGGGATTAGCGATAGTGAAATTGCAGATATTAAAAAAAGAATCCAAAAACAAAAAAAACGATCCTATCATTTTATCCTTTCTCAAAATTTAGATTCTAAACAAGCAAGTTATCTTAAAGATCTTGCAAAAAAGCTTTATATACAAGGATTTTTTAAAGCATTTACCAATAACTTAGGAAAAGCCGAAACAAGGGGCTTGAGCATCATAGAACACGAAGAAGATAGAATTTATATGTCTAAAGATGCCTTAACTCCAGCCATAGGTTATACAAAAATGGTTTTAGATCCTCAAAGTGGAATTTTAAAAAATGTTGGAGTAAAAGGGCTTGAGAAATACTACGATGCTTGTCTAAATCCGCTCCAAAACGAGAAAATTCAAGGTTTAAAAGATATAGGTGGAAATATAATCTTAAATTTAAATTCATTACAGCAAAAAAAGATTGATGGTTGTCTTTTATATCTTAATATATCCTTAAAACTTCAAAAAAGCATTGAAAAAGCGATTGATGGAAGAAATGAAGATTTAAAAGCTAATGAAATCATAGTCGGAGTCATGGATAGTAAAACAGGTCAAATTTTAGCTCTTGCAAGCTCTAGACGTTATGATCCGCAAAATCGCGGCAAAGATTTATCTGTTTTAAATGCAAGCGCCATAGAGTATGGATACGAAGCAGGATCGGTTATCAAGCCTTTTATTTTTACAACTGCTCTAAGACTTGGCAAACTCAAGACAGATGAAGTGATTAATACCTATGGCGGAGCCTATAAACTGGGTCGTTTTACCATTAGAGATGATCATAAAATGGATCAAATGACTATGGAAGAGGTAATTAGGTATTCTTCTAATATAGGGATGATACAAATTGCCAAAAGATTGAGCAATCTTGAAATCATTGCTGGGCTTAAAATTTTTAAATTTGGTGAAAAGAGTGGGATTGATTTGCCTTACGAACAAAAAGGAGAAATTCCCAATTCCAAGCGTTTAAGAGATATAGAAAAGTCGGTATTAAGTTATGGATATGGTTTAAAAACAACCTTTATACAACTTCTTGCTGCCTATAATGTTTTTAATAACAATGGGGTTTATATAACTCCACATTTGGCTGAAAAATTCTATCAAGATGGACGCTTTGTAAGTCTTGAAGAGGATATCAAAAAAGAAGTTATCTTAACCCCGCAAGCAGCACAAACCATGCAAAAAATTCTTATTGATGTTATAGAAAAAGGTACAGGAAAAAAAGCCATCACTCAAGGCATAATCATAGGAGGCAAAACAGGAACCGCACGTATTGCAGAAAGACAAGGCTATACTTCTAATCGCTACAATGCTTCTTTTTTCGGTTTTGCTAATGATGCAAAACATAATTATACCATAGGAGTTTTAGTAAGAAATCCTACTAAACCTTATAGTTATTATGCTGCGCAAAGTGCTTTGCCTATGTTTAAAGATGTTGTAGATATTTTAATCAATGAGGATTTTTTAACCCCTGTCATTGTAGAAAATAACCAAACTCTTAATTAA
- a CDS encoding Na/Pi symporter encodes MNLKSLEDRVQEDKNFLKYLKISFWGIFTLILIFALIRFSEFANLLAGVAILLIGMTNLSLGFKSFSGGLLERILARSTNTKFKSILFGAISTLIMQSSTLVSIISLSFLSAGLISLTAGVGIIFGANLGNTASSWLIVWLTRVNISILAIPLLVIGVLFFFQKDNIIKSFGNIFIGIGFFFLGVDYIKNGFNEFQDAIDLSYFDFTGFKGVLIFVGLGALLTGIIQSSTATIAIIVAALLAGQISFENSLAATLGTSVGGVVTAVLASLSTNVEGKKLAFANCIFNFTIAIIIIAIFPYFIDFLNGIAGILNIENLALKMALFHTLFNLLGIFVFVLFIPQLVNFLNKSVKASKDKNKDRPLYLDSNLLKFSDTAIEALRKESEHLYDNAYAIIAHAIGLSRKDIQSNKSFEEILQNKKWFSRNVDLDYLYQTRIKVLFEAIIDFSTKAQIHIDDELKNHRIFTFKIAAKNLTEATKNLKLVQENIKKYSNCNNKDLALEYNKIRSNLGELLRSIQELRAVDDEKMYLIIKNLQKGKEILKEIDGLTLNNVEHLILVRKITTAEGISIINDTSFIAKIAKDLIDAVEIIFAREKVLWDDIN; translated from the coding sequence GTGAATTTGAAAAGCTTAGAGGATAGGGTGCAAGAAGACAAAAACTTTTTAAAATATCTCAAGATAAGTTTTTGGGGTATTTTTACCTTGATTTTGATCTTTGCTTTAATTCGCTTTAGTGAATTTGCCAACTTATTAGCTGGAGTTGCAATCTTACTTATAGGAATGACAAATTTAAGTTTAGGGTTTAAATCTTTTAGTGGCGGTTTACTTGAAAGAATCCTTGCTCGCTCAACAAATACGAAATTTAAAAGCATACTTTTTGGTGCTATTAGTACTCTTATCATGCAATCTTCGACTTTAGTTTCAATTATTTCCCTTTCTTTTTTAAGTGCAGGACTTATATCTTTGACCGCTGGTGTGGGGATTATTTTTGGTGCAAATTTAGGAAATACTGCGAGTTCTTGGCTGATTGTTTGGCTTACAAGGGTTAATATTTCTATCTTGGCTATACCCTTGCTTGTGATTGGAGTTTTATTTTTCTTTCAAAAAGACAATATTATAAAAAGTTTTGGGAATATTTTTATAGGTATAGGTTTTTTCTTTTTGGGAGTGGATTATATAAAAAATGGTTTTAATGAATTTCAAGATGCTATAGATTTGTCTTATTTTGATTTTACAGGTTTTAAGGGAGTGCTGATTTTTGTAGGACTTGGGGCTTTGCTTACAGGTATTATTCAATCAAGCACAGCGACAATAGCCATCATAGTCGCAGCCTTATTGGCAGGACAAATCAGTTTTGAAAATTCTTTAGCAGCGACTTTAGGTACTAGCGTAGGAGGTGTGGTAACAGCTGTGCTAGCTTCTTTAAGCACTAATGTCGAAGGTAAGAAGCTTGCTTTTGCAAATTGTATTTTTAATTTTACTATTGCAATTATAATCATAGCTATTTTTCCTTATTTTATTGATTTTTTAAATGGGATAGCAGGAATTTTGAATATAGAAAATTTAGCTTTGAAAATGGCTTTATTTCATACCTTGTTTAATCTTTTAGGAATATTTGTTTTTGTATTGTTTATCCCGCAATTGGTAAATTTTTTAAACAAGAGCGTTAAAGCGTCTAAGGATAAAAACAAGGATCGACCTTTATATCTTGATTCTAATTTATTGAAATTTAGCGATACAGCTATCGAAGCCTTGCGAAAAGAAAGCGAGCATCTTTATGATAATGCGTATGCGATTATCGCTCATGCTATAGGTTTAAGTCGCAAGGATATACAAAGCAATAAAAGTTTTGAAGAAATTTTACAAAATAAAAAATGGTTCAGCAGAAATGTGGATTTGGATTATTTGTATCAAACTAGAATCAAAGTGCTTTTTGAAGCGATCATCGATTTTTCAACCAAAGCACAAATTCATATAGATGATGAGCTTAAAAATCATAGAATTTTTACTTTTAAAATCGCTGCTAAAAATCTTACAGAGGCAACTAAAAATTTAAAATTAGTTCAAGAAAATATCAAAAAATACTCTAATTGCAACAATAAAGATTTGGCCTTAGAATACAATAAAATAAGATCTAATTTAGGAGAATTATTAAGAAGTATTCAAGAGCTTAGGGCTGTTGATGATGAAAAAATGTATTTAATTATTAAAAATCTTCAAAAAGGTAAGGAAATTTTAAAAGAAATTGATGGTTTAACTCTTAATAATGTCGAACATCTTATTTTGGTTAGAAAAATCACTACCGCAGAAGGTATATCCATAATCAATGATACAAGTTTTATCGCTAAGATCGCTAAAGATCTCATAGATGCTGTTGAAATCATTTTTGCAAGAGAAAAGGTGCTTTGGGATGATATTAATTAA